A single genomic interval of Candidatus Binataceae bacterium harbors:
- a CDS encoding DUF748 domain-containing protein: MASPQVTPAAQESAKIARPPRSLASRIALWFLVFFVSIAGTLFVVSFFLDGYIRPRIAARMNSSLKGYHLTLGHAHIQLLNLRLTLSNMVITQDAYPTPPVADFPRIVFRIHWRELLTRHVVANVGIWNPNIHVLHAQAAAEVHNKTPLKQQGWQDALQNAYPFKINRLVIHDGDVTYRDSPKDKPLHLAHINFVTDNIRNIEAPNDTYPSTFSGKMQVFDRGELNLDGKLNYLMKPFPGMRAQYDVSDVPLRALKPATERINLVLNGGEFSSRGSVEYSPFVTNVDTKLAAIDRANITYVHKRATERAEENRVTTAGNAVEKENNRRAVNIKLDEVAIRQSHLVFDNEAASPAYSLYLDNTNLTITNLNNHANQGLSHVNLTGSFMGNGATRIDGTLVAAGGGPEFNTNLQVLNADLTSLNPVLQATNRVDVASGHLTVYAQLGVKNDQMTGYVKPMFSDVKVYDYQKDKGRPVLQQAKEMAIGAAAHILKNHSTEKVATRVDLTGTLKNPNTDDWQAFVEVLKNAFIQAILPGFDREVSASGGKAPAASPNR; the protein is encoded by the coding sequence GACCCTGTTCGTCGTATCATTTTTCCTCGATGGATATATCCGCCCGCGTATCGCGGCGAGGATGAATAGCAGCCTGAAGGGCTACCATCTGACGCTCGGCCATGCGCATATCCAACTTCTCAATCTTAGGCTCACCCTGAGCAACATGGTGATCACCCAGGATGCGTACCCGACCCCACCGGTGGCCGATTTTCCGCGGATCGTATTCCGAATCCATTGGCGCGAATTACTAACGAGGCACGTCGTCGCCAACGTCGGGATATGGAATCCGAATATCCACGTCCTGCATGCGCAAGCCGCGGCCGAGGTCCATAACAAGACTCCTCTGAAACAACAAGGGTGGCAGGACGCGCTGCAGAATGCCTATCCATTCAAGATCAACCGCCTGGTTATTCATGACGGCGACGTGACGTACCGGGATAGTCCCAAGGACAAGCCACTCCATCTGGCCCACATCAATTTCGTTACTGACAATATCCGCAATATCGAGGCCCCCAACGATACGTATCCATCCACCTTTTCGGGCAAGATGCAGGTCTTCGATCGGGGCGAACTGAACCTCGATGGCAAATTGAACTATTTGATGAAGCCGTTTCCCGGAATGCGCGCGCAATACGATGTCAGCGACGTTCCATTGCGCGCGCTCAAACCGGCTACCGAACGAATCAACCTGGTGCTGAACGGTGGCGAGTTCTCGAGCCGCGGCTCGGTCGAATACTCGCCCTTCGTTACTAACGTCGATACGAAGCTTGCCGCGATCGACCGCGCCAACATCACCTATGTACACAAGCGTGCGACCGAACGGGCGGAAGAGAATCGCGTGACCACCGCGGGCAATGCAGTCGAAAAAGAGAATAATCGACGCGCGGTGAATATCAAGCTGGACGAAGTGGCTATTCGCCAGAGCCATCTCGTCTTCGATAATGAAGCGGCATCGCCGGCATACTCGCTCTATCTCGATAATACCAATCTGACTATTACCAACCTGAACAATCACGCGAACCAGGGTCTGTCCCACGTGAATCTCACGGGCAGCTTCATGGGTAACGGAGCGACGCGAATCGATGGCACTTTAGTCGCCGCGGGAGGCGGTCCCGAATTCAATACTAACCTGCAGGTTCTGAACGCCGACCTGACTAGCCTCAATCCTGTCCTGCAGGCGACGAACAGGGTTGATGTAGCCAGCGGTCATCTTACCGTCTATGCACAACTCGGCGTCAAGAACGATCAAATGACCGGCTACGTTAAACCAATGTTCTCCGACGTCAAGGTCTACGACTACCAGAAAGACAAAGGCAGACCTGTTTTGCAGCAGGCCAAGGAAATGGCAATCGGCGCCGCGGCCCACATTCTAAAGAACCATTCGACTGAGAAAGTCGCGACGCGAGTAGACCTGACTGGCACGCTCAAAAATCCCAACACGGACGACTGGCAGGCATTCGTCGAAGTACTGAAAAACGCCTTCATCCAGGCAATCCTGCCCGGCTTCGACCGGGAAGTTAGCGCTAGCGGAGGCAAAGCTCCCGCCGCGAGTCCCAACCGCTAA
- a CDS encoding amidohydrolase family protein: MHDLVIRNGRIVDGTGAAAKNGDVAIDNGRITSAGGKAGAGRREIDASGLLVTPGWVDIHTHYDGQVTWDPYLSPSSWHGVTTIVMGNCGVGFAPVERGKEEFLIGLMEGVEDIPGAALAEGIKWQWESFPEYLNALEKMKRVLDVGAQVPHGSVRAYVMGERGARNEEATTDDIAKMAAIVRDSLRAGALGFTTSRTMLHRAKNKELVPGTFASEAELLGIGRAMGEAGHGVFEMASDMVGPDATMEWMVKFSTETGLPITFAMAQVDQNPQGYRNVLDRVRKFNAGGAYLVPQIPGRPTGILMGLQSSLHPFITHPTYKELSHLPIDERVAKLRDPAIKARILSEAPGSGDRMAIYFMTNWFKYFALGDPPNYEPAREDSIGARAERMGKSAADLCYDMMLERDGRELLYMPFANYSEYNFDALREMLLDPVTALGLSDGGAHCGAICDASMPTYMLTHWARDRSRGERLPVEFAVKRQTTDTAKFYGLRDRGALTPGMKADVNVIDFDNLTLHPPKMIFDLPAGGKRLVQEVDGYKYTVQTGEVTWENGKATGAMPGRLIRGPQSAPTA; encoded by the coding sequence ATGCATGACCTGGTAATTCGAAACGGACGTATCGTCGACGGAACCGGCGCCGCCGCCAAGAATGGCGACGTCGCAATCGATAACGGACGTATCACGAGCGCGGGCGGCAAAGCTGGCGCAGGCCGCCGCGAGATCGACGCGAGTGGACTGCTTGTCACTCCCGGATGGGTCGATATCCACACCCACTACGACGGACAGGTGACGTGGGATCCTTATCTAAGTCCCTCGTCATGGCACGGCGTGACGACGATCGTGATGGGCAACTGCGGTGTGGGCTTCGCTCCCGTCGAGCGCGGCAAGGAAGAGTTCCTCATCGGCCTGATGGAAGGCGTCGAGGACATCCCCGGCGCCGCACTCGCCGAAGGCATCAAGTGGCAGTGGGAGTCGTTCCCCGAATACCTCAACGCGCTCGAGAAGATGAAGCGCGTGCTCGATGTCGGCGCGCAGGTGCCGCACGGCTCGGTGCGCGCATACGTGATGGGCGAGCGCGGCGCGCGCAACGAAGAAGCGACGACCGACGATATCGCGAAGATGGCGGCGATCGTGCGCGATTCGCTGCGCGCCGGTGCGCTCGGCTTCACGACCTCGCGCACGATGCTGCATCGCGCGAAGAACAAAGAGCTCGTGCCGGGAACCTTCGCGAGCGAGGCCGAGCTGCTCGGCATCGGGCGCGCGATGGGCGAGGCCGGTCACGGCGTATTCGAGATGGCATCGGACATGGTCGGCCCCGATGCGACGATGGAATGGATGGTCAAGTTCTCGACCGAGACTGGACTTCCAATCACGTTCGCGATGGCGCAGGTCGATCAGAATCCGCAGGGCTACCGCAACGTGCTCGATCGCGTGCGCAAGTTCAACGCGGGCGGCGCGTATCTGGTGCCGCAGATTCCCGGCCGCCCGACCGGAATCCTGATGGGATTGCAGAGCTCGCTGCATCCGTTCATCACGCACCCGACGTATAAGGAGCTGTCGCATCTGCCGATCGACGAGCGCGTCGCGAAGCTGCGCGACCCGGCGATCAAGGCGCGTATCCTGAGCGAAGCGCCGGGTTCCGGCGATCGCATGGCGATCTACTTCATGACCAACTGGTTCAAGTACTTCGCACTCGGCGATCCGCCGAACTACGAGCCGGCTCGCGAAGACAGTATCGGTGCACGCGCGGAGCGGATGGGCAAGTCGGCCGCCGACCTGTGCTACGACATGATGCTCGAGCGCGACGGCCGCGAGCTGCTCTACATGCCGTTCGCGAACTACTCGGAATACAACTTCGACGCGCTGCGCGAGATGTTGCTCGATCCGGTGACTGCGCTCGGCCTCAGCGACGGCGGCGCGCATTGCGGAGCGATCTGCGATGCGAGCATGCCGACCTACATGCTCACGCACTGGGCGCGCGATCGGAGTCGCGGCGAGCGGCTGCCGGTCGAGTTCGCGGTGAAGCGGCAGACCACCGACACGGCGAAGTTCTACGGCCTGCGCGATCGCGGCGCGCTCACGCCCGGCATGAAGGCTGACGTGAATGTGATCGACTTCGACAACCTGACGCTGCATCCGCCGAAGATGATTTTCGATCTGCCCGCAGGCGGAAAGCGCCTCGTGCAGGAAGTCGACGGCTACAAGTACACGGTGCAAACGGGCGAAGTGACCTGGGAGAATGGTAAAGCCACGGGCGCGATGCCCGGCCGCCTCATCCGCGGCCCGCAGTCCGCGCCGACTGCATAG
- a CDS encoding LLM class flavin-dependent oxidoreductase: protein MKVGGAVIFQNPLNARSDYDVYKDDLRIGDLYEPLGFDSIWSVEHHFDDYTMCPDVLQFLSYYAGRTKNIQLGSMVVVLPWHDPIRVAEQISVIDHQSNGRMIIGFGRGLARIEFEGFRVPLGESRERFIEAAEMIIDGLEKGYIEHNGKHFQQPRRDIRPKPFKSFKGRTYAAAVSPESSRIMAKLGIGILIIPQKPWEAVAQELNEYRTIYRQVNGGEPLPTIAAGWTFVDKSRDRAHEMAVKYIGGYWQTALRHYEMAADHFGKAKGYEYYEQMAKNLAAPGSKDASIDYFLSLQVWGTPEDCINKIDEIRQKVGADHYTGVFSYAGMPIEDAERSLRLFAAEVMPEIKKLNGLKAQAA, encoded by the coding sequence ATGAAGGTAGGCGGCGCAGTTATTTTCCAGAACCCTCTAAACGCTCGTTCGGATTACGACGTCTACAAAGACGACCTCAGGATCGGCGACCTCTACGAGCCACTGGGCTTCGATTCGATCTGGAGCGTCGAGCATCATTTCGACGACTACACGATGTGCCCCGACGTGCTGCAGTTCCTGTCGTATTACGCGGGCCGCACCAAGAATATTCAGCTTGGCTCGATGGTGGTAGTGCTGCCGTGGCACGATCCGATCCGCGTGGCTGAGCAAATCTCGGTTATCGATCATCAGTCGAACGGCCGCATGATAATCGGCTTCGGCCGCGGTCTCGCGCGGATCGAGTTCGAAGGATTCCGGGTGCCGCTCGGCGAATCGCGCGAGCGTTTCATCGAAGCCGCCGAGATGATCATCGACGGTCTCGAGAAGGGCTACATCGAGCACAACGGCAAGCACTTCCAGCAGCCGCGCCGCGACATCCGGCCCAAGCCGTTCAAGTCGTTCAAGGGCCGCACCTATGCCGCCGCGGTGTCGCCCGAGTCCTCGCGCATCATGGCGAAGCTCGGCATCGGCATTCTGATCATTCCGCAGAAGCCGTGGGAGGCCGTCGCGCAGGAACTCAACGAATATCGCACCATCTATCGCCAGGTGAACGGCGGCGAGCCGCTACCGACGATCGCGGCGGGATGGACTTTCGTCGACAAGAGCCGCGACCGCGCGCACGAGATGGCGGTGAAGTATATCGGCGGCTACTGGCAGACCGCGCTGCGCCACTACGAGATGGCGGCGGATCATTTCGGCAAGGCGAAGGGCTACGAATATTACGAGCAGATGGCGAAGAACCTTGCCGCGCCGGGATCAAAGGATGCGTCCATCGATTATTTCCTGAGCCTGCAGGTGTGGGGCACGCCCGAGGACTGCATCAACAAGATCGATGAGATTCGGCAGAAGGTCGGCGCCGATCATTACACGGGCGTTTTCAGCTACGCCGGGATGCCGATCGAAGACGCCGAGCGCAGCCTCCGTCTGTTCGCGGCCGAGGTGATGCCGGAAATCAAGAAGCTCAACGGGCTGAAGGCGCAAGCCGCCTGA